The following proteins are co-located in the Aquipuribacter hungaricus genome:
- a CDS encoding aspartate-semialdehyde dehydrogenase, with amino-acid sequence MAGTRKPTLAVVGATGAVGTVMLDILSTRPDVWGEIRLVASARSAGTVLQVRGEGVEVRALAPGVFDGVDVAMFDVPDEISADWAPVAAARGAVVVDNSGAFRMDPDVPLVVPEVNPEAVADRPKGIIANPNCTTLTMMAALGALHRRWRLTELVVASYQAASGAGKPGIDRLRAELAVVAADETLGTTSGDVRRAVADALDEGVDGRFPFGAPLALNVVPFAGSPKDDGWSSEELKVRNESRKILGSPDLKVSATCVRVPVVTTHSLAVHATFAEELTADEARAELEQAPTVVVQDDPATGVYPTPADVVGQDPTYVGRIRQALDFPRTLDLFVSGDNLRKGAALNTAEIAELVAAELTGRDQG; translated from the coding sequence ATGGCAGGCACGCGCAAGCCCACCCTGGCGGTCGTCGGCGCGACGGGCGCCGTCGGCACCGTCATGCTCGACATCCTCTCCACCCGCCCCGACGTATGGGGCGAGATCCGGCTCGTCGCCTCCGCGCGCTCGGCCGGCACCGTGCTGCAGGTCCGCGGCGAGGGCGTCGAGGTCCGCGCCCTGGCCCCGGGCGTCTTCGACGGCGTCGACGTGGCGATGTTCGACGTCCCCGACGAGATCAGCGCCGACTGGGCGCCGGTCGCGGCCGCCCGCGGCGCGGTCGTCGTCGACAACTCCGGCGCGTTCCGGATGGACCCCGACGTCCCGCTCGTCGTGCCCGAGGTCAACCCCGAGGCCGTCGCGGACCGCCCCAAGGGGATCATCGCCAACCCCAACTGCACGACCCTGACGATGATGGCCGCCCTCGGCGCGCTCCACCGTCGCTGGCGGCTCACCGAGCTCGTCGTGGCCAGCTACCAGGCGGCCTCGGGCGCGGGGAAGCCCGGCATCGACCGGCTGCGGGCCGAGCTCGCCGTCGTCGCGGCCGACGAGACCCTGGGCACGACCTCCGGCGACGTCCGCCGGGCGGTGGCCGACGCGCTCGACGAGGGCGTCGACGGCCGGTTCCCCTTCGGCGCCCCGCTCGCCCTCAACGTCGTGCCCTTCGCCGGCAGCCCCAAGGACGACGGCTGGTCGAGCGAGGAGCTCAAGGTCCGCAACGAGTCCCGCAAGATCCTCGGCAGCCCCGACCTCAAGGTGTCCGCGACCTGCGTCCGCGTCCCGGTCGTCACCACCCACTCCCTGGCCGTCCACGCGACCTTCGCCGAGGAGCTGACGGCCGACGAGGCCCGCGCCGAGCTGGAGCAGGCGCCGACCGTCGTCGTCCAGGACGACCCGGCCACCGGCGTCTACCCGACCCCGGCCGACGTCGTCGGGCAGGACCCGACCTACGTCGGGCGCATCCGGCAGGCGCTGGACTTCCCCCGGACCCTCGACCTGTTCGTGTCCGGGGACAACCTGCGCAAGGGTGCCGCGCTCAACACCGCCGAGATCGCCGAGCTCGTCGCCGCCGAGCTGACCGGGCGGGACCAGGGGTGA